The Dreissena polymorpha isolate Duluth1 chromosome 8, UMN_Dpol_1.0, whole genome shotgun sequence genome includes the window acaaataaaatgaaattcttaaccAATAGTATAAAAGcacatattattatttgttaaccacGTTTGTGTACTTTGTTATACTGATTTTAATGATCCAAAATAATTGGTAAAGTTGTTattcacttgattttttttttaaatattattagttgatcttcataaaatttcagTCTAACAGGATCTGCTGTGTGCCCAAATGTCACACCACTGGCTACGGATTGTTAGAAGGCCATGGAAAGCCCAGCTATCATGCATTTCCAGCTGAAGATGATCCATTTCAAGCTGTTTGGTTGAATAAAATACGAAGAGATGAAGACAACATTTTAAGGTCAGTTGTTAGTGCTTTCAGTAaaactttaaatgattttgtataaagaaaaataaaacatgtaaagtacTATATATTTTCATGTCAGAAAAATAGTGTCGATGTGATTCaaaaaagcacacatatttatttattcttttttttctttcagataaGTCACAATACGGTTGTCTGTTTTCTCCATTTTGAACGTGACTGTCTTGATGAATCTGGATTTGCTAAGCGGAGGTATCAAAAAAACAGGAGCCATCCCTACACTATTCGACTTCTGGAAGGACAAACCACATCTGTTGAAGCGAATTCACGTGGAACGtgcaattaacaaaattaaaagttTTCACATATTTGATCAGGTCATTCCGGTTTCTCTGTTTGGGACAATTAATCAAATTTGGACAGTTTGCTCATTGCTCACTCTTTTTCAAGACCCAATTATATCATGTCCCGGTGTTTAACATACAtaccatttatatgaacatttgttgTTCGTGTACATCATACTACAGGAAGGTTTATGAAATACCATTGGCTGTTcatgtaatatttgtacattttttggctttgtataaagtttttgataatttattgatATAAGCATTGGTTTTAGTTACAGATTTATGCTTAAAGAGTACGTAAAGCTACACACCTTaaaataaagtacatgtaaatcaatacatatagatgcaatttgaaagtgtgcaaaattttcattaaatctatagcctagttaggaAGTAATTTATTCTTTTTCAAACAGGATttactgcttttaaaactgaaagtaggatttctatattaaacacgattatttttaacttttaaagcgcaaaaaaagatgGCTTTCTACCTTGTTTCCCACCAAATATATTCTAGTtggcataataaaattaaatctatagcctagtttaaTAGCAAGTTATTTTCAAACAGTActgcttttaaaacagaaagtaggatttccagacgtacacatccatttcgacaaacgcgattatttttaagttgtaaagtgcaaaaaagatggatttctaccttgtaaccaccagatatattccaattggcatagataaaatatgtcattcatacttaaatttacaatgccaaataaggtgtgtggcgtttacataaacattgtatatacatctttttaatcatgtttgttaatttgttttgattgtatgactactgaataaataattttgtttatagaaattttagtgtttttttttaaatattaggtAAAACTAAGAAAGTCCAATGCATATTGAGACAAATCAGTACTTAagttcgtttcctgggaagaaccattaCTGATTCTCGATGGGGATCGAAACTGGTTGCTCCAGATTGCTTAGCAGACACCATAGCCACTATTTCACTAAGACTCTGCTACAGATTTACGTAATCCTTTGAGTAAAAACACTTTGTAATCAATGATATAAGCTTTATTACAACAGAAATAATGCAAGATAAGCACATTTGAGTAGCATGGTTCATCACAAAACAGTATGCAGTATCATTAATTGAGAGATTAATGATGAAAGACAACATGTGAAAGCTAGAAATCATAAACTAATTTAAGGAAACACAATCTGAAAATTACAAACATTCAGATACAGGTATTGCACCAAAATGAGCTGAGATCCTatgattatattgaatgaatacATGTGATTTGAGGTGATTCTCACAAAAACTgacactaaaataaaaaaaaaattgaatactttcaaatctaatttagattatttcaatACTCTTTATTCCTGTTTACCGGTTTTTCATGGAGCGGAAACACTTACATCTAACAATTGTTGAACTGTTACGTTCAGATGTCCATGTGTCGAATACATAACTGTCATGACAAAACACATTGCCTCGTTGAATAGGCTTTTCCACACCCAGTTTTGAACCTTTACCAGAACTTTTGGTCCATTCCAGAATGTTCATGTACGAAAAGTCTTTGAAGATCAGTCTGGTGCTTTGGGCCCATGTGCATTCTTCCAAATTAAGATGTTCTTCCGCTGTTGACACTGTTGATTGTCCTTTACAGTTCATACAGGACGACTTCTTCTTACTGCGAATGGCTGGTCTGGATAATGATCCACAATTAGGATGTTATCCTGGTTGTCACTGAATTTCTTTACCctggaaaatatataaaagtaaagatttaaactttgtaGCAGAACGTTAAGATTTAAggtgttacaaaaaaaaacactactcCAGAGTCTGTTTCAGATACTTGTTTTCCACCCAATAAACTCCACCCCTTCTTTCTTTGTGACCAAAAATGTATTAAGACAATTTAACTAGTGGCAACCAATTTCTAATGCAGACTAAAGAGAGTGATGAAACTTATTATGTCAGGGATTTTAATTGAAGCAGAAAGCTGTGTGCCACTATGCATGTTATATAAAGTACTTATGCTGTGTGGTCGAGTCAGACTGACTAAACAGATAAAAACTTACTTTTTACAGACTGGTTGacagaaaaatagaaaaaaattcacaaCATGAATGTGCGTTTTTAATATGAAAAAGCAGGCTTTTTCCTGGCGATTTTGGGAAAAAGCAATTGCAGGATCGTGAATTTTTCGCGCCAAAAatcaactgatttgggaaaacaaCTATAAAATAACCCTTCACAATCATTCAAATTagataaaaaaatcatattattcaTGGTAATGTACTTTGTTAGATGTCATATACACATAATTGagttaaaataatcataaactcttctttcttttttattgggaattatttttttcaaattgggaatttctattacaatttaggttagggaatgggtccgtttaacTGACCCGTAGAtacaccaggaaaaggcctgaaaaAGCGATATAAAATAAGTACCTCAAGCAAAGTTCGGCTTTTGTCTCATTCGATTTCACAGCTTGTCCCCGGCATTTCAACCCTATTCGCAACTCTGTAACTTTGCATCTTTCTGGTTGAAGTTGCGGTAAAACAGCGCCATGGACATCCTTGGCATACagctacaaaaaataaaaaggcaggttttaagcattattgcttctttagaaaaaaatcatgttacttATACAACATTCAGaattcatcatattatttttttagaaaatggtttgaaataaatatgatcgATACTGAATGTAGTGTaagttacataattttttttaaagtggcaataatgcttaaaacctgaCAGCTGAACTTGTATGCATTCATGTTGGGTTTCTGTACGGAGTCAATATTTATTAGAGTGTAGTTATGGTACATGACTATGTCCGGATATATTCATGCCACCaatgtttatgtatttgcataattatattaataataaacttaggagtatttattatagtgaattcacattttaaacaaaaaaaacaccttATGACAATCACAGTCGTGTACTGTTGTACTTTCTTTTCTGTAACAGGATCTGGTTCAGCCATGGTACTTCACTGTTTCTGAACATAGCATTTGGGATGATTCCTGAAAAAAAATACCACATATAATCCAGGTCTTTTTTGCAGCTgatttttaagcaaaacatatatttttttcaccACTTCAGTCAAAGAATCCCCAAATGGATAGTTTCGGTTttgaaagtttataaatatagagattttggtgtaaaaaacatGAAAGTTAAATGACCCGTTCTCCTGATTGGTTTTCATTCACATTCTTATACTTTCTAGTtctatttaagaataaaaaagcCCCGAAATCATATAATTCCTATGATAAAATCatgattacaaatataaactttctGAAAATAACTCGTAATacgctttgtttttaaaatttggcatttttatacaatatttacatttaagttccaATCCAGGTGTAGTGGTATATGTACGAACATGAAATGTGTTTTGACAAAACggaatgtttaatgcattttttctcacttcatcgtacttaaaagtaaatatacaacaagCGATAGCTTTAAAATGCgtcaatataataatacaaataaaacatgtgtgcAACTTACGCATATATTGTGCTTAAGACGTTGATTTCTTCAGCGacacagtaaaattttattttctctgGCGAATTTCTATCCCCCGttgacgtcacatccggctaagggacacaactctaacACTAGTAAaagcgaataactgaaagggtgtataataattaacaaatacATGAAGCTAATATTGTGTCATTGTTCAAGTATAGAGTTATCGACCCATACTGGCAAGAGCGGAAACGATGTATTAATGATTAAATGGTACTTATTGTATGTAACGCATTAAAACAACCTTATCAAATCATATTTAGATATAATTGTGTAAAGAAAGGTAAGAACAGCGATTACGATCTAATGAATGTTTTCGCATAACCCGAGAATGAAGACTGGTTGATTTAATAGATAGAAAGAACTTTTCTACTCTGCAAATAATGTTACAGCAATGAAGTAGAGTatgaattcatattttgttgaaatattttaaatgtgtcCAAACTAAAGAAAGCTCCATTAACTCATAGTTTAGAGTCAGACAAAGCTTGTTGAAACTAAACAAGTTATGAACTTGTTCAAGTTATTAAGAATCATATCAGAAGCACAAAATACTCGCCAACTTGATACTCATAGTTGTGTATACTTGTGTTATATGCATAGATGCTGATATAGTTGTTGCATACACATTAAGTATAAATATAATTCGGTTGTATGttattatgattaaaattgtatttatttgtgctccttaacattaaaaaaaaatacaattacataCTCAAACGTTTCCAGAATAGCTACATAGATTGTTAACATGTCATGTATAACGGGTTTAGTTTACATATctgtaaattaaatatatatctttaaaatattaatttcttcAAAAAAGACTACTGTTCTATCGCAATGTGCAtcataatattttaaacactacGTTCTGTGGACATATTTTCggcaataatttttgaaaaaactACATAAACTGCGCATAGTTTAGTCATTAAGTTGCGACAAAAAACTCATGAACATATTTTGTATTGCAAACTCAACATATTATAAAAGTATCtattgcatttttttcacaaaaaaacaacaaacgatTAATTTATATACggtattaaat containing:
- the LOC127840971 gene encoding uncharacterized protein LOC127840971, producing the protein MNVCFQRCKWTQNMNEKINDHDYAVQFDTATPVFDSKPDGKQIQDITVSLEKKSKSNRICCVPKCHTTGYGLLEGHGKPSYHAFPAEDDPFQAVWLNKIRRDEDNILR